A part of Planctomycetia bacterium genomic DNA contains:
- a CDS encoding 9-O-acetylesterase, translating to MLAVSFPLQSALRADDDEAANRPFLSPLFSENAVVQRDRVAPIWGWTTPGGNVTVALGSANFSTQADASGKWMLKLPAQPAGGPHVLTVTGTRPDERVTLNNLLFGDVWICSGQSNMEWTVALARDGKAEIAAADFPQIRLLAIPNVPAITPQETFQGKWQVCTPKTVAEFSAVGYFFGRKLHQETGVPIGLIDSSFGGTNAEAWLSAAALGTMPDFQERVEAIQAQAAGTDRYDERMAAWWTENDPGTQAKWNLPATSDAAWKTWKLPRLFDYPDGPYPQFDGIVWFRREVDVPASWAGKDLKLGLGTVDDRGTIFWNGEMIGVTNVHNVARVHTVPGRLVKAGRNLIALRVVDGGGGGGLGGLESDMKLTSVGEPPISLAGAWRCLASAPMEKLPKPPLQFRGYHTTVTGLYNGMIAPLAPAAIKGAIWYQGENNNGRGAQYQVLLPKLIADWRKSFSADDFPFYITQLANFEAHDEAPRYTGWTQIQEAQRLVSERVSKSGLAVINDIGAAGDIHPTNKQDVGLRLALLALAKDYGKQVEYSGPTLKSHAIEGSAVVLRFDHAEGGLSLRGDADRVFAIAGEDGKFVWAKPVVQGDTITVSSSEIAKPVAVRFAWSNNPRATLYNGAGLPAALFRTDSYEK from the coding sequence ATGCTCGCCGTTAGCTTCCCGCTGCAATCCGCTCTACGAGCGGACGACGACGAAGCGGCGAACCGACCGTTTCTCTCTCCCTTGTTCTCGGAAAACGCCGTCGTGCAGCGCGATCGCGTGGCGCCGATCTGGGGTTGGACGACGCCCGGCGGCAACGTGACCGTTGCGCTTGGGAGCGCAAACTTCTCGACGCAAGCCGATGCAAGCGGCAAATGGATGCTCAAGCTCCCGGCGCAGCCCGCCGGCGGGCCGCACGTGTTGACCGTGACGGGTACGCGGCCCGACGAACGTGTGACGCTGAACAACTTGCTGTTCGGCGACGTTTGGATTTGCTCGGGCCAATCGAACATGGAATGGACCGTCGCGCTCGCACGAGACGGCAAAGCCGAAATCGCCGCCGCCGACTTTCCGCAGATCCGGCTCCTCGCGATTCCGAACGTCCCGGCGATCACTCCACAAGAGACGTTTCAAGGGAAGTGGCAAGTCTGCACGCCGAAAACCGTGGCGGAGTTCAGCGCCGTCGGATACTTCTTCGGTCGCAAGTTGCATCAAGAGACCGGCGTGCCGATCGGGCTGATCGACTCTAGTTTCGGCGGTACGAATGCCGAGGCGTGGCTCAGCGCCGCAGCGCTCGGCACGATGCCCGACTTTCAAGAGCGCGTCGAAGCGATCCAGGCTCAGGCCGCGGGGACCGATCGTTACGACGAGCGGATGGCCGCGTGGTGGACGGAGAACGATCCCGGCACCCAAGCCAAATGGAACCTACCGGCCACCTCCGACGCCGCCTGGAAGACTTGGAAACTGCCGCGACTCTTCGACTATCCCGACGGACCGTATCCGCAGTTCGACGGGATCGTCTGGTTCCGTCGCGAGGTGGATGTGCCGGCGAGTTGGGCCGGCAAAGACCTGAAGCTCGGGCTCGGGACCGTCGACGATCGTGGCACGATTTTCTGGAACGGCGAAATGATCGGAGTCACCAATGTTCACAATGTCGCCCGCGTACATACCGTGCCTGGTCGCTTGGTGAAGGCCGGGCGGAATCTGATTGCCCTGCGCGTAGTGGATGGGGGCGGCGGAGGTGGGCTCGGTGGATTAGAGAGCGACATGAAACTTACATCGGTGGGCGAACCGCCGATATCACTCGCCGGTGCTTGGCGGTGTTTAGCGAGCGCGCCGATGGAGAAGCTCCCGAAGCCGCCGCTACAGTTTCGCGGCTATCACACCACGGTAACGGGACTTTACAACGGCATGATCGCGCCGCTCGCGCCGGCCGCGATTAAAGGAGCGATCTGGTATCAAGGCGAGAACAACAACGGCCGCGGAGCCCAGTATCAAGTCTTACTCCCGAAGCTGATCGCCGATTGGCGCAAGAGCTTCTCCGCCGACGATTTCCCGTTCTACATCACGCAACTCGCGAACTTCGAAGCGCACGACGAAGCGCCACGTTACACCGGCTGGACGCAGATCCAAGAAGCGCAGCGACTCGTCTCCGAGCGCGTCTCGAAATCCGGCCTCGCGGTGATCAACGACATCGGCGCCGCCGGCGATATTCATCCGACCAACAAACAAGACGTCGGCCTGCGACTGGCGCTATTGGCCCTCGCCAAAGACTACGGCAAGCAAGTGGAATATTCCGGGCCGACGCTCAAGAGCCATGCGATCGAAGGGAGCGCCGTCGTTCTCCGCTTCGATCACGCCGAGGGAGGGCTTTCGCTGCGCGGCGACGCCGATCGTGTATTTGCGATCGCCGGTGAGGACGGCAAATTCGTCTGGGCGAAGCCGGTCGTGCAAGGTGATACCATCACGGTATCGAGCTCCGAGATCGCCAAGCCGGTCGCGGTGCGCTTCGCCTGGTCGAACAACCCCCGGGCCACGCTCTACAACGGCGCCGGACTTCCGGCAGCGCTATTCCGTACCGACAGCTACGAAAAGTAG
- a CDS encoding SGNH/GDSL hydrolase family protein, which produces MKKHAFIVRTVASSIGCMLLPFMAAAGEKISNEGLLARWETHAMETRQSAPGVPLQPLGLYRDEACMEPATAEGEFVAAFRDERTGHGLTFKQADLAKRATLRFVEGRPVLRFDGIDDHYLIETKVPLVTLDYWVRYRILKAAPAANTAILSGLSPPGLNFTGPDGFRLQTQDYERSTAQNIMQVVHVSARAKRFKMSVDGLPIAEGDCFAGTSTKLCIGAQLVPYPAGFTAMDLEAVILGSDVAAERRTQIDRHLGTRLDVPRIVCVGDSITDGTHGGFGLVATEEYPSQLQLLLPQTFIVNSGQWGASVGSLPKVDQLYSTGAKLVVFVGTNDLAGNRTAEATFDDLAAYCKARRKLGWEVYVGTALPRCSGPPTRVPPDFEAKRQALNQKIRDNYSSFATGLVDFAADPRIGEPGDEKDTTYYNKDEVHTTAAGAKVLAELVFQVLSRKAG; this is translated from the coding sequence TTGAAGAAACATGCGTTCATAGTTCGTACGGTCGCGTCGAGCATCGGCTGTATGCTGTTGCCGTTCATGGCAGCAGCCGGTGAAAAGATCTCGAACGAAGGTTTATTAGCGCGCTGGGAAACGCATGCGATGGAAACTCGGCAGAGCGCGCCGGGAGTGCCGCTCCAACCGCTCGGGCTGTATCGCGACGAGGCCTGTATGGAGCCGGCTACGGCCGAGGGGGAATTCGTCGCCGCGTTTCGCGACGAACGGACGGGCCATGGCCTTACCTTCAAGCAAGCCGATCTCGCTAAGCGAGCGACGCTGCGCTTCGTTGAGGGGCGACCGGTCTTGCGGTTCGACGGCATCGACGATCATTATCTGATCGAAACGAAAGTTCCGCTCGTTACGCTCGACTATTGGGTGCGATACCGCATTCTCAAAGCTGCTCCCGCGGCGAACACCGCGATCCTCAGCGGCCTGTCGCCGCCGGGCTTGAACTTCACCGGGCCGGATGGCTTCCGACTGCAAACGCAGGATTACGAACGCTCGACCGCGCAGAACATCATGCAGGTCGTGCATGTGAGCGCTCGCGCGAAGCGCTTCAAGATGTCCGTCGACGGGTTGCCGATCGCCGAAGGAGATTGCTTCGCCGGAACTTCGACCAAGCTCTGCATCGGCGCGCAGTTGGTCCCGTATCCGGCGGGCTTCACGGCGATGGACCTCGAGGCGGTGATCCTCGGTTCCGACGTAGCGGCCGAACGGCGAACGCAGATCGATCGCCACTTGGGCACCCGGCTCGATGTGCCGCGAATCGTCTGCGTCGGCGACTCCATCACCGACGGCACGCACGGCGGCTTCGGCCTCGTAGCGACCGAAGAGTATCCCTCGCAACTGCAATTGCTTCTGCCGCAGACGTTCATCGTCAACTCGGGGCAGTGGGGGGCGTCGGTCGGTAGTCTGCCGAAGGTCGATCAACTCTATTCAACTGGCGCAAAGTTAGTCGTCTTCGTCGGCACCAACGATCTCGCAGGAAACAGAACGGCCGAAGCGACGTTCGACGACCTGGCTGCCTACTGCAAGGCGCGACGAAAGCTCGGCTGGGAAGTTTACGTCGGCACCGCGTTGCCACGTTGCTCGGGTCCGCCGACGAGGGTCCCGCCCGACTTCGAGGCGAAACGTCAGGCGCTGAACCAGAAGATTCGCGACAACTACTCGTCGTTCGCGACCGGTCTCGTCGACTTCGCCGCCGATCCACGCATCGGTGAGCCAGGGGATGAGAAAGACACGACGTATTACAACAAAGACGAAGTGCATACGACCGCCGCCGGTGCGAAGGTGCTGGCGGAGTTGGTGTTCCAAGTCCTCTCGCGAAAAGCGGGTTGA
- the kdpF gene encoding K(+)-transporting ATPase subunit F, with amino-acid sequence MDWTHLLSGAIAVSLGIYLLVALLKPEWFA; translated from the coding sequence ATGGACTGGACTCACTTGCTTTCCGGAGCGATCGCCGTTTCGCTCGGCATCTACTTGCTCGTAGCGCTCCTCAAACCGGAGTGGTTCGCATGA
- the kdpA gene encoding potassium-transporting ATPase subunit KdpA: MNIHGLFELSLFVIVLGACVKPLGGYMADVYLGRPTWFNWIVGPCERLVYRLSGIDPKSEMTWRQYAAALLAFSFVSAGAVYAVQRLQSLLPFNPEGLAAVSPDSSFNTAISFATNTNWQGYAGETTMSYFTQIAALGVQNFVSAAAGMAVLVAFVRGFMRQSIATLGNFWTDLVRGTLYILLPLSLLLALVLVSQGVVQTFSASCEVTLVEPTANANGNTIATQRIALGPAASQVAIKQLGTNGGGFFNVNSAHPLENPTPLSNFLQVLAILVIPASLCYTFGEMIGDRRQGWTVLAAMTAIFGAMLLVAVWSEQHGNPALVALGVDQTSSDVQSGGNMEGKETRFGAMNSALWGIATTAASNGSVNAMHDSFMPLGGLAAMWLMQLGEVVFGGVGSGLYGMLTFAIIAVFIAGLMVGRTPEYLGKKIGAFEMKMASLVILLPCAMVLLGTAAAVLMPQGKATVFNPGPHGFSEVLYAFSSASNNNGSAFAGLGANTPFYNGLLGLAMLIGRFWVMVPVLAIAGSLAAKKKVPTGAGTLPTHTPLFAGLLIAVVVVVGALSFFPALALGPIVEQLMLNTAGIGAQ; the protein is encoded by the coding sequence ATGAACATCCACGGACTCTTCGAGCTCTCGCTGTTCGTGATCGTACTGGGCGCGTGCGTCAAGCCGCTCGGCGGTTACATGGCAGACGTTTATCTCGGCCGGCCGACGTGGTTTAACTGGATCGTCGGCCCCTGCGAAAGACTCGTGTATCGGCTCTCGGGCATCGATCCGAAGTCGGAGATGACGTGGCGGCAATACGCCGCCGCATTGCTCGCGTTCAGCTTCGTTAGCGCCGGCGCGGTCTACGCCGTGCAACGTCTGCAATCTCTGTTGCCGTTCAATCCGGAAGGGCTTGCGGCGGTGTCGCCCGATTCGTCGTTCAATACGGCGATCAGCTTTGCGACGAACACGAATTGGCAAGGCTACGCCGGCGAGACGACGATGAGTTATTTCACGCAGATCGCCGCGCTCGGCGTGCAGAATTTCGTTTCGGCCGCTGCCGGTATGGCAGTGCTCGTAGCTTTCGTGCGCGGCTTCATGCGACAAAGCATCGCGACGCTCGGCAATTTCTGGACCGATCTCGTGCGCGGAACGCTCTACATTCTCCTGCCGTTGTCGCTCTTGCTCGCGCTGGTGTTGGTGTCGCAAGGAGTTGTGCAGACCTTTTCGGCATCGTGCGAAGTCACGCTCGTCGAGCCGACCGCGAACGCGAACGGCAACACTATCGCAACACAGCGCATCGCGCTCGGCCCGGCCGCTTCGCAAGTGGCGATCAAGCAACTCGGCACCAACGGCGGCGGCTTCTTCAACGTGAACTCGGCCCATCCGCTGGAGAACCCGACGCCGCTCTCGAATTTTCTCCAGGTGTTGGCGATCCTCGTGATACCAGCTTCGCTCTGTTACACATTCGGCGAGATGATCGGCGATCGGCGGCAAGGCTGGACCGTGCTGGCGGCGATGACCGCGATCTTCGGCGCGATGTTGCTCGTTGCGGTCTGGTCGGAACAGCACGGCAATCCTGCGCTCGTCGCGCTCGGCGTCGATCAAACCTCGAGCGACGTGCAATCGGGCGGCAACATGGAAGGGAAGGAGACTCGCTTCGGTGCGATGAACTCCGCGCTCTGGGGCATCGCGACGACGGCCGCCTCGAACGGCTCCGTCAACGCGATGCACGACTCGTTCATGCCCCTCGGCGGGCTCGCCGCGATGTGGCTTATGCAACTCGGTGAAGTCGTCTTCGGCGGCGTCGGCTCCGGGCTCTACGGCATGCTTACGTTCGCGATCATTGCCGTGTTCATCGCGGGCTTGATGGTCGGGCGCACACCGGAATACCTCGGCAAGAAGATCGGCGCGTTCGAGATGAAGATGGCGTCGCTCGTGATCTTGCTCCCCTGTGCGATGGTGCTGCTCGGCACTGCGGCAGCCGTGCTCATGCCGCAAGGAAAAGCGACCGTCTTCAATCCGGGCCCACACGGCTTCAGCGAAGTCCTCTATGCGTTTTCTTCGGCGTCGAACAACAACGGCAGCGCTTTCGCGGGCCTGGGTGCGAATACGCCGTTCTACAACGGCTTGCTCGGGCTCGCGATGCTCATCGGCCGATTCTGGGTCATGGTGCCGGTCCTGGCGATCGCCGGCTCGCTCGCCGCGAAGAAGAAAGTGCCGACGGGGGCCGGCACTTTGCCGACCCATACGCCGCTGTTCGCAGGTTTGTTGATCGCGGTGGTTGTCGTGGTCGGAGCTTTGAGTTTCTTTCCGGCGTTGGCGCTGGGGCCGATCGTCGAACAGTTGATGTTGAACACCGCCGGGATAGGAGCCCAATGA
- the kdpB gene encoding potassium-transporting ATPase subunit KdpB: MTTTTTQTPKLNVADVRDAIYSSLRKLSPRHQVRNPVMFVVYLGSILTTLIWLRALAGAVGVESTGFIGAVSVWLWFTVLFANFAEAIAEGRGKAQAASLRKTRADVPARKLLDPTKRDTVPIASSELRIGDLVIVRAGETIPADGDVVEGVASVDESAITGESAPVVRESGGDRSAVTGGTRVISDWLIIRVSTLPGESFLDRMIAMVEGAKRQKTPNEIALGILLAALTLIFLLVTATLYPFSLYGVEMSGQGSPITVTVLVALLVCLAPTTIGALLSAIGIAGMNRLSKANVIAMSGRAVEAAGDIDVLLLDKTGTITLGNRQATRFVPAGDVSEQDLAEASHLASLADETAEGRSIVVLAKNRFGLRGRNLEQIKPNFIQFSAKTRMSGVDYEGHRILKGATDSVEAHVRTLGGFVPDGVRVAVKEIAQAGGTPLVVCRDAKVLGTIELKDIVKGGIKERFSELRRMGIKTIMITGDNPLTAAAIAAEAGVDDFLAEATPEAKLKLIRDYQTGGRLVAMTGDGTNDAPALAQADVAVAMNSGTQAAKEAGNMVDLDSNPTKLIEIVGIGKTLLMTRGSLTTFSIANDVAKYFAILPAAFASTYPALKALDVMGLGSPASAIISAVVFNALVIVALVPLALKGVSYRPVGAAQLLRDNLLIYGLGGLIVPFVGIKVIDLLITGLGLI; this comes from the coding sequence ATGACTACGACCACGACGCAAACTCCGAAGCTGAACGTTGCCGATGTGCGAGATGCGATTTATTCGTCGTTACGCAAGCTGAGCCCGCGGCATCAGGTTCGCAACCCAGTGATGTTCGTCGTGTATCTCGGCAGCATCCTCACGACGTTGATTTGGCTCCGCGCGCTCGCCGGTGCAGTGGGAGTCGAATCGACCGGCTTCATCGGTGCCGTATCCGTTTGGCTCTGGTTTACGGTGCTATTCGCAAACTTTGCGGAGGCGATCGCCGAAGGGCGCGGGAAGGCACAAGCCGCGAGCCTGCGTAAGACTCGCGCCGACGTACCCGCACGGAAGCTCCTCGATCCGACGAAGCGCGACACGGTTCCTATCGCTTCGAGCGAACTGCGCATCGGCGACCTCGTGATCGTACGGGCCGGGGAAACGATTCCCGCCGACGGCGACGTCGTCGAAGGAGTCGCGTCGGTCGATGAAAGTGCGATCACCGGCGAGAGCGCGCCGGTCGTGCGCGAAAGCGGCGGCGATCGAAGCGCCGTGACCGGCGGCACGCGCGTGATCTCCGATTGGCTGATCATTCGTGTATCGACGTTGCCCGGCGAGAGCTTCCTCGATCGGATGATCGCGATGGTCGAAGGGGCGAAGCGGCAGAAGACGCCGAACGAAATCGCACTCGGCATCCTACTCGCGGCGTTGACGTTGATCTTCCTGCTCGTCACAGCGACGCTCTATCCGTTTTCGCTCTACGGCGTCGAGATGTCCGGGCAAGGTTCGCCGATCACCGTGACCGTGCTTGTCGCGCTCTTGGTCTGCTTGGCTCCGACGACGATCGGCGCACTTCTCTCGGCCATCGGCATCGCCGGGATGAATCGCTTAAGCAAGGCGAACGTCATCGCGATGTCGGGCCGAGCCGTCGAGGCGGCGGGGGACATCGATGTGTTGCTACTCGACAAGACCGGCACGATCACGCTCGGCAACCGTCAGGCGACCCGCTTCGTTCCGGCAGGCGACGTGAGCGAGCAAGACCTGGCGGAGGCATCGCACCTGGCTTCCTTGGCCGACGAAACGGCCGAAGGGCGGAGCATCGTCGTGCTGGCGAAGAATCGCTTCGGCCTCCGCGGGCGGAACCTCGAGCAGATCAAACCGAACTTCATTCAGTTCTCGGCGAAGACGCGGATGAGCGGCGTCGATTACGAAGGGCATCGGATTCTCAAAGGGGCGACCGACAGCGTCGAAGCCCATGTCCGCACTCTCGGCGGCTTCGTGCCCGACGGCGTCCGCGTGGCGGTAAAGGAAATCGCGCAGGCCGGTGGTACGCCGCTGGTCGTCTGTCGCGATGCAAAAGTGCTCGGCACGATCGAACTCAAGGACATCGTCAAAGGAGGGATCAAAGAGCGATTCTCGGAGCTCCGTCGTATGGGAATCAAGACGATCATGATCACCGGCGACAATCCGCTCACAGCCGCCGCGATTGCGGCCGAGGCCGGCGTCGACGATTTCCTCGCCGAAGCCACACCCGAGGCGAAGCTCAAGCTTATTCGCGACTACCAAACCGGCGGACGCTTGGTCGCGATGACCGGCGACGGCACGAACGACGCCCCGGCGCTGGCTCAGGCCGATGTCGCCGTGGCGATGAACAGCGGCACGCAAGCCGCAAAGGAAGCCGGCAACATGGTCGATCTCGATTCGAACCCGACGAAGCTGATCGAGATCGTCGGCATCGGCAAAACGCTCTTGATGACGCGCGGCTCGCTCACGACGTTCAGCATCGCGAACGACGTCGCCAAATACTTCGCGATCTTGCCGGCCGCGTTTGCGTCGACCTATCCCGCCCTCAAGGCACTCGACGTCATGGGGCTCGGCTCGCCGGCGAGCGCGATCATCTCGGCCGTGGTGTTCAATGCGCTGGTGATCGTGGCACTCGTGCCGCTCGCGCTCAAGGGAGTTTCCTATCGACCGGTCGGCGCGGCGCAGTTGCTGCGCGACAATCTCCTGATCTACGGCCTCGGCGGCCTCATCGTGCCGTTCGTCGGCATCAAAGTGATCGACCTGCTCATCACCGGCTTGGGCTTGATCTGA
- the kdpC gene encoding potassium-transporting ATPase subunit KdpC yields MLQNFRISIILLGLMTLLTGGFYPALVTVVAQTVFSPQAGGSIMEADGRAIGSELIGQQFTKPEYFWGRLSATSPVPYNAAASSGSNLGPLNPTLKAAVAARIAALRQYDPELTKFPVDLVTASGSGLDPHISLAAAEVQVRRVAAARRIGENEVRELVRQQTIGRQFGLLGEPRVNVLPLNLALDRLANDRAARN; encoded by the coding sequence TTGCTTCAAAACTTTCGCATCTCGATCATCTTGCTCGGGCTCATGACCTTGCTCACCGGCGGCTTCTATCCGGCGCTGGTTACGGTCGTCGCACAGACGGTCTTCTCGCCTCAAGCCGGCGGCTCGATCATGGAAGCCGACGGCCGAGCGATCGGCTCGGAACTGATCGGGCAGCAGTTTACAAAGCCGGAATACTTCTGGGGCCGGCTCTCGGCGACGAGCCCTGTGCCCTACAATGCCGCGGCGTCGAGCGGATCGAACTTGGGTCCGCTGAACCCAACGTTGAAAGCCGCCGTCGCAGCCCGGATCGCGGCGCTTCGGCAATACGATCCGGAGTTGACCAAGTTCCCGGTCGATCTCGTCACGGCGTCCGGCAGCGGGCTCGATCCGCACATCAGCCTCGCGGCCGCCGAAGTGCAAGTACGACGAGTGGCCGCGGCGCGGCGAATCGGCGAGAATGAAGTGCGCGAGCTGGTGCGGCAACAGACGATTGGCCGGCAATTCGGCTTGCTCGGTGAGCCGCGCGTGAACGTGCTGCCGTTGAATCTTGCCCTCGACCGTTTGGCAAATGACCGCGCCGCTCGGAACTGA
- a CDS encoding sensor histidine kinase KdpD, which translates to MTAERPNPDALLARVQAEEAHAERGRLMIFFGYAAGVGKTYSMLATARRAAAAGRDVVVGYVEPHGRAETEALLVGLEAIPVRNIEYQGVVLSEFDVDAALARKPSVLLVDELAHSNAAGCRHVKRWQDVEELLEAGIDVWSTLNVQHIESLNDVVGQITGVVVRETVPDRIFASADNLELVDIAPEELVERLQAGKVYIPAQAQQAIVGFFKRANLAALRELSLRHVAQHVHSDVESARRQQSVVKPWATTDRLLVCIGPSPTTSRVIRTAKRMAVALDAPWLAVAVERDTATSNAGNPDRIAAHFRLAERLGAETVTLAGHQIAATILDYARSRNVTKICIGKSHEPRWKRLLFGTVVDELLEQSGLIDIYVIQGEEEPARAPAPEHQSAAPQGARTAWRPYIATALVLAICSAIAQLFSRWGLAEANQVMVFLAGVAWVAYRFGRGPAIAASVAGVLLFDFLFVAPTWTFAVADTEYLVTFAVMLGIGLAISTITARLKSQLARGAVRERRICSMYEFGRKLSALSGEVFLLSAAGKQIAEAMYGEVAIYRTRRGEPVTLVFGETTSIGRHPVSGPAAQWVVDHDRIAGAGTDTLPNAAALFVPLSASQSTVGALGVRVAEMETLLQPDQRRLLEAFAGQLALALERDEMALEAAEARIQAESEQVRSSLLSSVSHDLKTPLASIAGASSSLLRLPNTDDAETRRQLTESIFDEATRLNRLLENILQMSRLDSGTARPNLQWHVLEEIVGSALRRTRMELEPRTVTVRLDEGLPLVFVDGLLLEQLFVNLLENGARYTPAQAEITITAHVDVKWLLLSLADDGPGLVPGTEQRIFEKFYRASPTADAGRGSGLGLAICRAIAERHGGTITAANRAQGGAEFLLRLPLRADSPKVSVE; encoded by the coding sequence ATGACCGCCGAACGTCCGAATCCCGACGCACTCCTCGCTCGCGTGCAGGCCGAAGAAGCGCATGCCGAGCGCGGCCGGCTCATGATCTTCTTCGGCTATGCCGCGGGGGTCGGCAAGACGTACTCGATGCTCGCCACGGCCCGGCGCGCCGCGGCCGCGGGGCGCGACGTCGTCGTCGGTTACGTCGAGCCGCACGGTCGGGCCGAGACCGAAGCCTTGCTCGTCGGGCTCGAAGCGATTCCCGTGCGGAACATCGAGTACCAAGGTGTAGTCCTGTCCGAGTTCGACGTCGATGCCGCGCTCGCGCGGAAGCCGAGCGTGCTGCTGGTCGACGAGCTCGCGCACTCGAATGCCGCCGGTTGCCGCCATGTGAAGCGTTGGCAAGATGTCGAAGAACTGCTCGAAGCCGGCATCGACGTCTGGTCGACGTTGAACGTGCAGCACATCGAAAGCCTGAACGACGTCGTCGGGCAGATCACAGGCGTGGTCGTGCGGGAAACGGTGCCCGACCGCATCTTCGCCTCGGCCGACAATCTGGAGCTCGTTGATATTGCGCCGGAAGAGCTTGTCGAACGTCTGCAAGCCGGCAAAGTTTACATCCCGGCGCAAGCGCAACAGGCGATCGTCGGGTTCTTTAAGCGTGCGAATCTCGCGGCGCTACGCGAACTGTCACTCCGGCACGTCGCGCAGCATGTCCACAGCGATGTGGAATCGGCACGGCGACAACAATCGGTCGTGAAGCCGTGGGCGACGACGGATCGGTTGCTGGTCTGTATCGGCCCGAGCCCGACTACGAGCCGCGTGATTCGGACGGCGAAACGAATGGCCGTGGCGCTCGATGCGCCGTGGTTGGCTGTCGCCGTCGAACGAGACACAGCCACCAGTAATGCCGGGAATCCGGATCGCATCGCGGCCCATTTTCGTTTGGCCGAACGACTCGGAGCCGAAACGGTCACGCTTGCCGGGCACCAGATCGCCGCGACGATTCTCGACTATGCCCGCAGCCGCAACGTGACGAAGATCTGCATCGGCAAGTCGCATGAGCCGCGCTGGAAGCGGTTGTTGTTCGGCACCGTGGTCGATGAGTTGCTGGAGCAAAGCGGCTTGATCGACATCTACGTGATTCAAGGCGAAGAAGAGCCGGCACGCGCACCGGCGCCGGAACACCAATCGGCAGCGCCGCAGGGGGCGCGTACTGCGTGGCGGCCGTACATCGCGACCGCGCTCGTGCTCGCAATTTGCTCCGCGATTGCGCAACTCTTCTCGCGCTGGGGGCTTGCCGAAGCGAACCAAGTGATGGTGTTCCTCGCCGGAGTCGCGTGGGTGGCGTATCGCTTCGGACGTGGGCCTGCGATCGCCGCGAGCGTCGCCGGAGTGTTGCTGTTCGATTTCTTGTTCGTCGCTCCGACATGGACGTTCGCCGTCGCCGACACCGAGTATCTCGTCACGTTCGCCGTGATGCTCGGCATCGGACTGGCGATCAGCACGATCACGGCGCGGCTCAAGTCGCAGCTCGCGCGCGGCGCCGTCCGCGAGCGACGGATCTGTTCGATGTACGAGTTCGGGCGAAAACTCAGCGCGTTGTCGGGAGAGGTGTTTCTCTTGTCGGCCGCGGGGAAGCAAATCGCCGAAGCGATGTACGGCGAGGTCGCGATCTATCGGACCCGGCGCGGCGAACCAGTGACGCTCGTGTTTGGGGAGACGACCTCGATCGGCCGGCATCCCGTCAGTGGGCCGGCTGCGCAATGGGTCGTCGATCACGATCGGATCGCCGGTGCCGGAACCGATACGTTGCCGAATGCCGCCGCACTGTTCGTGCCTTTGTCGGCCTCGCAATCGACGGTCGGCGCGCTCGGCGTACGAGTCGCCGAGATGGAGACGCTGTTGCAGCCCGACCAGCGCCGATTACTGGAAGCGTTCGCCGGTCAGCTCGCGTTGGCGCTCGAGCGCGATGAGATGGCGCTCGAAGCGGCCGAGGCGCGGATTCAAGCGGAATCGGAACAGGTGCGCAGCAGTTTGCTAAGCAGCGTTTCGCACGATCTGAAAACGCCCCTCGCTTCGATCGCCGGTGCGAGTAGCAGCTTGCTCCGTCTGCCTAACACCGACGATGCGGAGACGCGTCGGCAGCTCACCGAGTCGATCTTCGACGAAGCGACTCGGCTTAACCGGCTGTTGGAAAACATTCTCCAAATGTCGCGACTCGATTCCGGCACTGCGAGGCCGAACCTGCAATGGCACGTGCTGGAAGAGATCGTGGGTTCGGCGCTGCGCCGGACGCGCATGGAACTGGAGCCGCGAACCGTGACGGTCCGCCTCGACGAAGGGTTGCCGCTCGTGTTCGTCGACGGCTTGCTGCTCGAGCAACTCTTCGTGAACCTGTTAGAGAACGGAGCCCGCTACACGCCGGCGCAGGCCGAGATCACGATCACGGCGCACGTCGACGTCAAGTGGCTCTTGCTCTCGCTGGCCGACGACGGGCCGGGCCTAGTACCTGGGACGGAACAACGGATCTTCGAAAAGTTCTATCGCGCTTCGCCGACGGCCGACGCCGGGCGCGGCAGCGGGCTCGGGCTGGCGATCTGTCGCGCGATCGCCGAACGCCACGGCGGCACGATCACCGCCGCGAACCGTGCGCAAGGAGGTGCCGAGTTCTTGCTTCGATTGCCGCTTCGCGCCGATTCGCCGAAAGTTTCGGTAGAATGA